The following proteins are co-located in the Scomber scombrus chromosome 2, fScoSco1.1, whole genome shotgun sequence genome:
- the tmx2b gene encoding thioredoxin-related transmembrane protein 2-B, translated as MALLTPLLAFLYHLPQVYKWLLKPYYIASIFMSIAFLAIRKTPGVCDHLATEREDGNSCDFDWREVEILMFLSAIVMMKNRRAITVEQHVGNIILFSKVANVILFFRLDIRMGLLYLTLCIVFMMTCKPPLYMGPEYIKYFSDKTIDDELDRDSRVTWIVEFFANWSPECQSFASVYADLSLKYNCSGLKFGKVDIGRYGEVSKRYRVSTSPLSKQLPSLVLFQGGKEVMRRPQVDKKGRAVSWSFTEENIIREFNLNELYQKSKKLNKSKGDKINQSQFPPVPEEEEPEQPGVDEEEEEEEETETKKDK; from the exons ATGGCTCTGCTAACGCCGCTACTCGCTTTCCTCTACCACCTGCCGCAGGTGTACAAATGGCTGCTGAAGCCTTACTATATAGCTTCTATCTTCATGTCTATCGCCTTCCTAGCCATCCGCAAAACGCCCGGCGTCTGCGACCACCTGGCCACGGAACGAGAAGACGGCAACTCCTGCGACTTCGACTGG AGAGAGGTGGAGATCCTCATGTTCCTCAGTGCCATCGTCATGATGAAGAACAGACGAGCGA TCACGGTGGAGCAGCACGTCGGCAACATCATCCTGTTCAGCAAAGTGGCCAACGTCATCCTGTTCTTCAGACTGGACATCAGGATGGGTTTACTCTACCTGACACTCTGCATAG tgtttatgaTGACCTGTAAGCCTCCTCTGTACATGGGACCAGAGTACATCAAATACTTCAGCGACAAAACCATTGAT GATGAGCTGGATAGAGACAGTCGTGTTACGTGGATCGTCGAATTTTTCGCCAACTGGTCTCCGGAGTGCCAGTCCTTCGCTTCTGTCTACGCTGACCTCTCCCTCAA GTATAACTGTTCTGGTCTCAAGTTCGGCAAAGTGGACATCGGACGCTACGGAGAGGTTTCTAAAAG GTACAGGGTTTCTACGTCCCCGCTGTCCAAACAGCTGCCGTCCTTGGTGTTATtccagggaggaaaggaggtgaTGCGTCGCCCCCAGGTTGACAAGAAGGGCAGAGCCGTATCCTGGAGCTTCACTGAG GAGAACATCATCCGCGAGTTTAACCTCAACGAACTCTACCAGAAGTCCAAGAAGCTGAACAAGTCCAAAGGAGACAAGATCAACCAATCCCAGTTCCCCCCCGTCCCCGAAGAGGAGGAGCCCGAGCAGCCAGGAgtggacgaggaggaggaggaggaggaggagaccgAAACCAAGAAGGACAAATAa